One window of the Allosaccharopolyspora coralli genome contains the following:
- a CDS encoding ABC transporter permease, whose translation MSHHDRAPEREQPSGVGEHEDAPESEATRDIAGFEAVEDDALLARYAYEDELLLNDRAEDEPLPAGDEILPPGDDDAATAGGGDSARDRDTYDETDEPRDGEEALLARYAHDDELLLDDGVDDEATPGHETLPVERAEDDVAPAVPTRVHVAHQPNGSVEGYRATNTLPWGVEMQRQLRRRRTGITLTFLALLPVLVWAAFALGGNDDDGSRLVDFATSSGLNFATFTLFASANFLLVVVVALFFGDTVASEASWSSLRYLLAAPIPRARLLRQKALVAASLSGIGLLLLALVALGIGIVVHGGGQLVSPGGQALDLLPGVVSFAGAVLYVAVNLTWVAGLATWLGVATDAPLGAVGGAVVVSIVSTILDQITALGALRSFLPTHYATAWRDLLSDEVDWANMINGTATSLAYATAFGVLAVLHFSRRDVTS comes from the coding sequence ATGTCCCACCACGACCGGGCACCCGAGCGCGAGCAGCCGTCCGGCGTGGGTGAACACGAGGACGCGCCGGAGAGCGAGGCCACCCGGGACATCGCCGGATTCGAGGCCGTCGAGGACGACGCGCTGCTCGCCCGGTACGCGTACGAGGACGAACTCCTCCTCAACGACCGCGCCGAGGACGAGCCGTTACCGGCCGGGGACGAGATCTTGCCGCCCGGGGACGACGACGCTGCCACGGCCGGAGGCGGCGACTCGGCGCGCGACCGCGACACGTACGACGAGACGGACGAGCCCCGGGACGGCGAGGAGGCGCTGCTCGCCCGGTACGCGCACGACGACGAACTCCTCCTCGACGACGGCGTGGACGACGAGGCGACGCCGGGCCACGAAACGTTGCCGGTTGAGCGTGCCGAGGACGACGTGGCGCCCGCCGTCCCGACGAGGGTCCACGTCGCGCACCAGCCGAACGGCAGCGTCGAGGGCTACCGGGCGACGAACACGCTGCCGTGGGGCGTGGAGATGCAGCGGCAACTCCGGCGGCGGCGAACCGGGATCACCTTGACGTTCCTGGCGTTGCTGCCCGTCCTGGTGTGGGCAGCGTTCGCGCTCGGTGGCAACGACGACGACGGAAGCCGTTTGGTCGACTTCGCGACGTCGAGCGGACTGAACTTCGCGACGTTCACCCTGTTCGCGTCGGCGAACTTCCTGCTCGTCGTGGTGGTCGCGCTGTTCTTCGGCGACACCGTCGCCAGCGAGGCGTCCTGGTCGAGCCTGCGCTACCTGCTCGCCGCGCCCATCCCGCGCGCGCGGCTGCTACGCCAGAAAGCACTGGTGGCCGCCTCACTGAGCGGTATCGGACTGCTCTTGCTCGCGCTGGTCGCACTCGGCATCGGTATCGTCGTCCACGGCGGCGGCCAACTGGTCAGTCCGGGCGGTCAGGCACTCGACCTGCTGCCGGGCGTGGTGAGTTTCGCCGGAGCGGTGCTCTACGTCGCGGTGAACCTGACGTGGGTCGCCGGGCTCGCCACGTGGCTCGGTGTCGCCACGGACGCGCCGCTCGGTGCGGTCGGCGGAGCGGTCGTGGTCTCGATCGTGTCGACCATTCTCGACCAGATCACCGCACTCGGAGCGCTGCGCTCCTTCCTGCCGACGCACTACGCGACGGCGTGGCGGGACCTGCTCAGCGACGAGGTCGACTGGGCGAACATGATCAACGGGACCGCTACGAGCCTCGCCTACGCCACCGCGTTCGGCGTCCTCGCCGTCCTGCACTTCTCGCGCAGGGACGTCACCAGCTGA
- the uvrB gene encoding excinuclease ABC subunit UvrB, translated as MAFATEYPVLAQSEFRPVTDIPRKGGRFEVVSDYQPAGDQPEAIADLKRRIDAGETNVVLLGATGTGKSATTAWLIEQVQRPTLVLEPNKTLAAQIANEMRGFFPDNAVEYFVSYYDYYQPEAYVPQTDTYIEKDSSINEDVERLRHSATSNLLSRRDCVVVSSVSCIYGLGTPQSYLDRSIQLEVGGEIDRDLLLRTLVDVQYTRNDIAFARGTFRVRGDTVEVIPAYEELAVRIEFFGDEVERLYYLHPLTGEIVREVDDLRIFPATHYVAGPERMEKAIHDIEAELEERLGELEKQNKLLEAQRLRMRTQYDIEMMRQVGFCSGIENYSRHIDGRPAGSAPATLLDYFPDDFLLIIDESHVTVPQVGGMFEGDMSRKRTLVEHGFRLPSAVDNRPLTWEEFADRIGQTVYLSATPGPYEMGRAGGEFVEQVIRPTGLVDPEVVVKPTEGQIDDLVHEIRERAERDERVLVTTLTKKMAEDLTDYFLELGVRVRYLHSEVDTLRRVELLRQLRLGEFDVLVGINLLREGLDLPEVSLVSILDADKEGFLRSETSLVQTIGRAARNVSGQVHMYADTVTDSMRRAIDETNRRRAKQIAYNTEHGIDPQPLRKKIADILDRVYDEAEDNVEVGGSGRNASRGKKPTGEAVATSGVLEDRDTKSMPRAELADLIQQLNDQMMNAARDLQFELAARLRDEIHDLKKELRGMDAAGIE; from the coding sequence GTGGCATTCGCGACTGAGTACCCCGTGCTGGCCCAATCGGAGTTCCGCCCCGTCACCGACATCCCGCGCAAGGGCGGTCGCTTCGAGGTCGTCAGCGACTACCAGCCCGCAGGCGACCAGCCGGAGGCGATCGCCGACCTGAAGCGGCGCATCGACGCGGGCGAGACGAACGTGGTGCTGCTCGGCGCGACCGGTACCGGCAAATCGGCGACGACCGCGTGGCTGATCGAGCAGGTTCAGCGCCCCACGCTGGTGCTGGAGCCGAACAAGACGCTGGCCGCCCAGATCGCCAACGAGATGCGCGGGTTCTTCCCGGACAACGCCGTCGAGTACTTCGTCAGCTACTACGACTACTACCAGCCCGAGGCCTACGTCCCGCAGACCGACACCTACATCGAGAAGGACTCGTCGATCAACGAGGACGTCGAGCGGCTGCGGCACTCGGCCACGTCGAACCTGCTCAGCCGCCGGGACTGCGTCGTCGTCTCGTCGGTGTCGTGCATCTACGGTCTGGGCACGCCCCAGTCGTACCTGGACCGCTCGATCCAGCTGGAGGTCGGCGGCGAGATCGACCGCGACCTGTTGCTGCGGACGTTGGTGGACGTGCAGTACACCCGCAACGACATCGCGTTCGCCAGGGGCACGTTCCGGGTGCGCGGGGACACCGTCGAGGTGATCCCCGCCTACGAGGAGCTGGCGGTGCGGATCGAGTTCTTCGGCGACGAGGTCGAACGGCTGTACTACCTGCACCCGTTGACCGGCGAGATCGTGCGCGAGGTCGACGACCTGCGCATCTTCCCGGCCACGCACTACGTCGCCGGCCCGGAGCGGATGGAGAAGGCGATTCACGACATCGAGGCCGAACTCGAGGAGCGCCTCGGTGAGCTGGAGAAGCAGAACAAGCTACTGGAGGCGCAGCGGCTACGGATGCGCACCCAGTACGACATCGAGATGATGCGCCAGGTCGGGTTCTGTTCGGGCATCGAGAACTACTCGCGGCACATCGACGGGCGGCCTGCCGGGTCGGCGCCGGCCACCCTGCTCGACTACTTCCCGGACGACTTCCTGCTCATCATCGACGAGTCGCACGTGACCGTCCCGCAGGTAGGCGGCATGTTCGAAGGCGACATGTCCCGTAAGCGAACCCTCGTCGAGCACGGGTTCCGGCTGCCGAGCGCGGTGGACAACCGGCCGTTGACCTGGGAGGAGTTCGCCGACCGGATCGGTCAGACGGTGTATTTGTCGGCGACGCCGGGCCCGTACGAGATGGGGCGCGCCGGCGGCGAGTTCGTGGAGCAGGTGATCCGCCCGACCGGACTGGTCGACCCCGAAGTCGTGGTGAAGCCGACCGAGGGCCAGATCGACGACCTGGTGCACGAGATCCGGGAGCGTGCCGAACGCGACGAGCGGGTCCTGGTGACCACGCTGACGAAGAAGATGGCCGAGGACCTCACCGACTACTTCCTCGAACTGGGTGTCCGGGTGCGCTACCTGCACTCGGAGGTCGACACGCTGCGGCGAGTCGAGCTGCTGCGGCAGTTACGGCTGGGCGAGTTCGACGTCCTGGTGGGGATCAACCTGCTCCGGGAGGGGCTCGATCTGCCCGAGGTCTCGCTGGTCTCCATTCTCGACGCGGACAAGGAGGGCTTCCTGCGGTCGGAGACCTCGCTGGTCCAGACGATCGGTCGCGCGGCCCGCAACGTCTCGGGTCAGGTGCACATGTACGCCGACACCGTCACCGACTCGATGCGGCGGGCGATCGACGAGACGAACCGCCGTCGCGCCAAGCAGATCGCCTACAACACCGAGCACGGCATCGACCCGCAGCCGCTGCGCAAGAAGATCGCCGACATCCTCGACCGTGTCTACGACGAGGCGGAGGACAACGTCGAGGTCGGTGGCTCCGGGCGCAACGCCTCTCGCGGCAAGAAGCCGACGGGGGAGGCGGTGGCCACTTCCGGCGTCCTGGAGGACCGGGACACCAAGTCCATGCCGCGTGCGGAACTCGCCGACCTGATTCAGCAGCTCAACGACCAGATGATGAACGCAGCGCGGGACCTGCAGTTCGAGCTGGCCGCGCGGCTCCGCGACGAGATCCACGATCTCAAGAAGGAACTCCGCGGCATGGACGCGGCAGGAATCGAGTAG
- a CDS encoding DUF402 domain-containing protein, with protein sequence MTTQREIADQLGLPIHPPKVEVFDLTDSTNTDPKSRVRTVDEYRVEPFGLYMARSMEGHATLRYVRSWLLPALDLRVSIFDWNPGHGHDQDFYLDIAEVEPGAQRWHTRDLYLDISVGTGRFARVLDVDEFLLASRSALLDPATSQRAMESTHRAVDGIAAHGYDLDRWLATHGVELSWSRA encoded by the coding sequence GTGACCACTCAGCGCGAGATCGCCGACCAGCTGGGCCTGCCGATCCATCCGCCGAAGGTCGAGGTCTTCGACCTCACGGACAGCACCAACACCGATCCGAAGTCCCGTGTGCGCACGGTCGACGAGTACCGGGTCGAGCCGTTCGGTCTGTACATGGCCAGGTCGATGGAGGGGCACGCCACACTGCGCTACGTGCGCTCGTGGCTGCTGCCCGCGCTCGACCTCCGTGTCTCGATCTTCGACTGGAACCCCGGGCACGGTCACGACCAGGACTTCTACCTCGACATCGCGGAGGTCGAGCCGGGGGCGCAACGCTGGCACACCCGGGATCTCTACCTCGACATCTCCGTCGGGACCGGTCGTTTCGCCCGCGTGCTCGACGTGGACGAGTTCCTGCTCGCGAGCCGCTCCGCACTGCTGGACCCTGCCACCTCGCAACGGGCAATGGAGTCCACTCACCGAGCGGTGGACGGCATCGCCGCACACGGCTACGACCTCGACCGGTGGCTGGCCACGCACGGAGTCGAGCTCAGCTGGTCCCGTGCGTGA
- a CDS encoding DUF402 domain-containing protein encodes MSTAITPQLADVVDVFGAERVHSSGSRHPLTHCHIEPWGLSYSCPTPEDPAHDSEVTWLLPALGLRLTQFRPRRRHARRESTELTAVHVQRDTRSWRTTDLLLGLEVPDRSSARIIRSEEFAAAVSGGVIRLSEADYALRTVHRTLEEVTLHRDLQQWLAHRGIYDPW; translated from the coding sequence GTGAGCACAGCGATCACTCCCCAATTGGCTGATGTTGTTGATGTCTTCGGTGCGGAACGCGTTCACTCGTCGGGTTCCCGTCACCCACTCACGCACTGCCACATCGAGCCATGGGGGTTGTCCTACAGCTGTCCCACACCAGAAGATCCCGCTCACGACAGCGAGGTCACGTGGCTGCTGCCCGCTCTCGGACTGCGACTGACCCAGTTCCGGCCGCGGCGCAGGCACGCCCGCCGAGAGTCCACGGAACTCACCGCCGTCCACGTCCAGCGCGACACCCGTTCGTGGAGGACGACGGACCTGCTGCTCGGACTGGAAGTGCCCGACCGGAGTTCGGCCCGGATCATTCGGTCCGAGGAATTCGCCGCCGCGGTCTCCGGCGGTGTCATCAGGCTGAGCGAAGCCGACTACGCACTGCGCACCGTGCACCGCACCCTCGAAGAAGTCACCCTGCATCGCGATCTCCAGCAGTGGTTGGCCCATCGCGGCATCTACGACCCGTGGTGA
- the coaE gene encoding dephospho-CoA kinase: MLLIGLTGGIGSGKSTVAGRFAELGAVVVDADRIAREVVEPGTPGLAEIVDRFGSEVLDADGALDRPAMAAKVFGDDDARAALNAITHPRIAERSAERFAAAPGDAIVVHDMPLLVELDMTPNYHLTVIVDAPEDVRVRRLSGRGVEESDARARIRAQATEEQRRAVADVWLDNSGTREQLLDSVETVWWRRLVPFEENVRLRRGAGRPAEGDTGSESMVRRVRARLERLTGEHAGVVESAGFGADDPIDFRVAVSAEDVEQVGEALAAGGFPRSGFDDQDRVHVPADPCLPVTVRLSASR; this comes from the coding sequence ATGCTGCTCATCGGACTCACCGGCGGGATCGGTTCGGGCAAGTCGACGGTGGCGGGGCGGTTCGCCGAGCTCGGCGCGGTGGTCGTCGACGCGGACCGCATCGCACGGGAGGTCGTCGAACCGGGCACGCCCGGGTTGGCCGAGATCGTCGACCGGTTCGGGTCGGAGGTGCTCGACGCCGACGGAGCGCTGGACCGGCCGGCGATGGCGGCGAAGGTGTTCGGGGACGACGACGCGCGCGCCGCACTCAATGCGATCACCCATCCCAGGATCGCCGAGCGCAGTGCCGAACGGTTCGCCGCGGCGCCGGGCGACGCGATCGTGGTCCACGACATGCCGTTGCTCGTCGAGCTCGACATGACGCCGAACTACCACCTCACGGTGATCGTCGACGCTCCCGAGGACGTTCGGGTGCGCAGGCTCAGCGGACGTGGCGTGGAGGAGTCGGACGCCCGAGCGCGGATCCGGGCACAGGCGACGGAAGAGCAGCGCCGTGCGGTCGCCGACGTGTGGCTGGACAACTCGGGAACGCGCGAACAGCTGCTCGACTCGGTCGAGACCGTGTGGTGGCGTCGGCTGGTCCCGTTCGAGGAGAACGTGCGTCTGCGGCGGGGGGCCGGCCGCCCTGCCGAGGGCGACACGGGCTCGGAGTCGATGGTTCGCCGCGTGCGAGCTCGTCTGGAACGGCTCACCGGTGAACACGCGGGCGTGGTGGAATCGGCAGGGTTCGGTGCCGACGACCCGATCGACTTCCGGGTCGCCGTGTCCGCGGAGGACGTCGAGCAGGTCGGTGAGGCCCTCGCGGCGGGCGGATTTCCGCGGTCCGGGTTCGATGATCAGGATCGTGTGCACGTCCCGGCTGATCCGTGTCTGCCGGTGACGGTACGCCTGTCGGCGAGCCGCTGA
- a CDS encoding YbaK/EbsC family protein produces MSVGRRARQFQNRLGEMGLDLEVVEMPDSTRTAADAARALNCEQAQIVKSLVFRTEPGDAPVLVLVSGVNRVDEAALSRVLGTNLAKADAAYVKKVTGFSIGGVPPLGHSSSMTLLVDEDLLRFDATWAAAGSPNAVFRIPGRVTDFLPPHTVGPVR; encoded by the coding sequence ATGAGTGTCGGGCGACGCGCGCGGCAGTTCCAGAACCGGCTCGGTGAGATGGGGCTCGACCTCGAGGTCGTCGAGATGCCCGACTCGACACGCACCGCGGCGGACGCCGCTCGAGCGCTGAACTGCGAACAGGCCCAGATCGTCAAGTCCTTGGTGTTCCGCACGGAACCGGGCGACGCTCCGGTGCTGGTCCTGGTCAGCGGCGTCAACCGGGTGGACGAGGCCGCCCTCTCCCGCGTCCTCGGCACGAACCTGGCCAAGGCGGACGCGGCCTACGTCAAGAAGGTCACCGGGTTCAGCATCGGCGGGGTACCGCCACTCGGGCACTCCTCGTCGATGACGCTGCTCGTCGACGAGGACCTGCTGCGGTTCGACGCCACCTGGGCTGCGGCGGGCTCGCCGAACGCCGTGTTCCGGATTCCCGGGCGGGTGACGGACTTCCTGCCACCGCACACCGTCGGTCCGGTGCGCTGA